TGCTGAAGGAGTTCGGGTCGCGCCAGGCGGCGACCTGTTCGCGGAGTTCTTCGGGGATCGACTCTGGAGGCATTGTTGTGAAGTCGACCTCTGGCTTTCGGTGCACCATGCGGCTGACCCGGCCGCGTTCGCCCGCCGGCAGCCCGATGAAGAAGTCAAGCCCGAGTGGGACGGCGATCTCGTCGGCGAAGAAGCGGCCGGGCGTGCGTCCGGACACTCGGCGGATCACCTCGCCGACCAACCAGCTCCAGGTCCTGCCGTGGTATCCGTGTGCGGTGCCTGGAGTCCACACAGGACGTTGAGCGGCCAGTGCTGCCGACATCGGATGCCAGTTCAGCGCCTCTGCCAGTGGCACCGGTTGATCCAGGGTGACCAGGCCGGCCTGGTGGGACAAGAGCCACCGCACCGGGATGTCCGCCTTGCCGTTCTCGGCGAACTCCGGCCAGTACTTGGCCACCGGAGCGTCCAGGTCCAGCTCGCCGCGTTGGGCCAGCAGATGTACTGCGCTCGCGGTCGCCCCCTTCGTCGCGGAGTAGACCAGTTGCAGGGTGTCTCGCACCCACGGACGATCGGTGCTGGGGTCGGCAACTCCGCCCCAGAGGTCCACCACTGGGCGCCCGTCCTGGTACACGCACACCGCCCCGCCCACGTCCCCGTGGTGCGCGAAGTTCGCCGCAAACGCCTCACGTACAGGTTCGAACCCGGGCGCGACATCACCGTCGATCGTCGTCATGCGGCACATCGTGGCACTTTCGTTGACCGCTCTGCGGGGTGGGATCACTCTCGACGCATGCGGCGTTCCCCATCAGGCTGTGACGGGCAGCGCCTGCAGTCGCTCGCGGAACTCGCGGACGGCTGTTACTGACTTGTGCGGTTCGAGCCGTGCGGAGAACTCCTTCAAGCGGTCCAGGGCCCGCACAGAGCTGACCTTGTCTTCGAGGAGCTCAGCGCCGTAGTTCGCGGCGTCGAGCGCCCCGTCCAGATCACCACCGGCGAGCCGGGCCTCGGCCAGACGGCTGGACCGGACGGCCTTGTCCCGGGGCGCCGCTTTCGTGACGGAGGTTTCCAGGGAACTGGTCGCGCGCTCGACTTGGCCCGAGCGCAGCAGGACCTTGCCTTCGGTCGACTTCAGTTGTGCCTCGCCGAACCATCCGAGCCAGTCAGGGTTTTGTTCCACCGTGTGGCGATCCCATAGGACAGCGGCACGGTTCAGTGCCGTACCGGCCCTCTGATGATCGCCGTCGCGGGACAGAGCCTCGGCCTTGTGCAGGTAGAGGAAGGACTGGGTGAAGGGCGACAGCGTGCGGGGGGCGTTGTCGAGGGCGGTCGAGACGAGGTCGACTCGCTCGGCGGTCCGGCCGGCTTCGGAGACGTGGACCCCCATCTCCGCCAGGACGAAGGCGCCGAAGGCGTCGTCTCCGGCGGTGCGAGCGCTGCGCATGGCACCGATGTAGTACCGCTGTCCTGCGGATCGCAGCCCTGTGTCGTAGGCCATCCAGCCGGTCAGATGCGATACGCGGGCCGCAAGCGCGTACAGGCGGAATTGGATCTTGTCCGTGTACCGGCCGGCGCTCAGGAGGCCGCTGATCAGGGCGAGGTCGCCGCGTGCCTGTTCCAGCAGCCGGGCGCCTCCGAGTTGGTCGTCGAGGGTGCGGAGTGTGCTGATGCGCTGCTCGATCGTCGAGACCATCGTGTCGGTGATGCGGTCTCCGTTGAGGGCGGATGCGAACGCGGAGGGTGCGTCGGCCCAGCTTGCTGCCGCGCCTGTCAGGGCGGCACCGGTGATGGTGAGAAACCCTCGACGGTCCATGCGGCCGCTCCCCACCAGATCAGCCAGTGCTTCGACGGTACCGGCCTCCGTCCAGGGGGCAGTGAGTCCAGTGACTTCCCATACCGGGAGCCACCACGGCCATCCCATTGCCTGGACCTGTTCGTACGGAATTCGCAGCAGGTCGGCGAGGACACACTGCGCGTCGGCGTCAGGCTCCTGGCCCTGTTCCCACTTCCACATGGTGGTGCGATTGGTTGCCAGTGGGAGGCCCAGTTCCTTCCCCCGCGCCTGCATGAGTCGGGCGAGCTCGGCTTTCCCCCAACCCCGCGACTGGCGGACGAAGGTCAGTGGGTGCACTGCTAACAGCTCACCGGGCACGTCATCGCTCCTGTGTCATCCCGCCGTTCCGTACTTCGGCGGTTACTTGGCGTGTGCGCGTATGGAGGGACGTCCCCAAGAGGAACACCCCAGAAACGTTTCGGACTTGCACGCTACGGCCGTTGACTGAGTATCAGCCGCCCTGGGGCAGACGGACAGGCTCATTCAGGCGGCTTCCCAGTTCGGCGCCTCCACCCCCTTGCCCTCCATCGGGGATGGAGCCGCTCCCCAGCTATTCGAAGGTGTCGGTCATGCGCACGCTGGTCGCTCGTTTCGTTCTCGCGGGTACGTATGGAGAGGTATCTCCCGCCCGGCGCAAGGTCATGGACCAGGTGCGTGCGTGGGGCGTCCCTCTCGATGACGGGACAGCCGACGGGATCCGCTTGGTCGCCTCCGAGCTCATCACCAACGCGGTGGTCCACGGGGAGGGCCCCGTAACTGTGGCACTGTTCTATCGCCCAGGCCGCTTGGTGGTCGAAGTACTCGATGCCAGTCCAGTGACTCCGCAGCCAAACCGTACGGGGGCTGACGACGAGAGCGGGCGCGGCCTGCTGCTGGTCGACGCTCTCGCGGCCCGAACTGGCTGGGCGTCTTCCGACCGTGGCAAGCGCGTTTGGGCAGATCTCGCGCTCCCGAAGCGGGCACCCTCTGTCCGAGCCGACGTTCTCCGTAGGTTCTTCGCTGTCCAGCAAGCGGCCGATGTCAGAGCCGTGTCCATGGCTTTCGTCCTGGCGGTCGCGTAATGGGTCGACCCACGCTACGACCGACGTGTCTGCCTGACCCCGACGTCGTGTTCCGGCCGACCCGCCGGGACATCGACCCGGCGACGGGCGAGCCGACTGCATACGCCCTCTGGGATCGCCATGCGTGGCAGCCACACGGCGAGTGCTGGCTATGGTGCGGGCGCGACGGCGTCGAGGTGACATGGATCGGCCCCGTGCAGTCCAGCGGTATGCATGCAGCCGTCTTCGCCTGCCGTGCCTGCTTGCACGAACTGGACCAGCGCGTCCTGCAGGCAAACATGCGCAGGGACTCAAGCGCCCTGCCGGCGGACCTCGCGCCGAGACCTCCTGCCGCGGGCCTCCACCGCGGGGCCGAAGCACGACGAGCTGCTTACTGACCGCCGCCCTCATGTCCCCCTACATCCCCCACGGCCGTGAGGGCGGCCCCTGACTTCCCGCTGGAACTCCGGTGGGAGAACCCGAAGAGGAAGGAGCACAAGGTGGCAGAGAACACGACATCGCCCACGGCCCAGAGTGGCCTCCTGGTGGCGGTGGAAGAGCTGACCGCCGTCCACGACCGGTACGACAGCCTGCGGTCCGACAACTCCGGAAGTTCCGGAGACTCTCCGTGGCCGGGCGGTGACGGCAACCTGACCGACACCGAGTAGCGCTAGGCGGCGGGGGCCGCACGGTTCGATAGGGCGGCCCCCGCCGCGTCCGTGTCACGTGCCCGTATTCATGAGGAGGCAGTAGTGGAACACCAGTTGATCAACGGCATCGAGGCCGCACTGGGGTGGAAGGGAGTGGACGAACTCGGCAAAGGCTTCGTGCGGGGAAGCATGGACGACCCTGCACTCGTCTCCCGCATCCTGACCCCGAACCGCCTGCTCGACATCGCCATGCGCAGGAGCCTGAGCCGCCCGCAGTTCCGGTGCTTCCAGAAGGGCGACGAAGTCCACCCGGCCGTCTACTACACCGACACCGTCAGCCCCCGAGGCCAGAGCATCTCCATGGTCAACATGCGCAGTCTGGGCAGGCTGCTGGGCGAAGGCGCGACGCTCATCCTCGATCAGGCCAACGTCTTCGACCCCACGATGGAAGTCGCCTGCCGAGCGCTGCAGTGGTGGTCGCACGAGCGAGTGCAGGTCAACGCGTACCTGACGACGAACGACGCCTCGGGTTTCCCACTGCACTGGGACGACCACGACGTGCTGATCATTCAGCTCGCCGGCGAGAAGGAGTGGGAAGTACGCGGTACTTCTCGCACCGCGCCCATGTACCGCGACTCCGACCCCAACAACACCCCGTCCGAAGAGATCGTCTGGGCGGGGGTGATGAAGACCGGCGACGTCATGCACATCCCCCGAGGCCACTGGCACCAGGCGACCCGCAACGGCCACGGTTCGGGCAACAGCCTGCACGTAACGTT
This genomic stretch from Streptomyces nigrescens harbors:
- a CDS encoding serine hydrolase domain-containing protein, whose translation is MTTIDGDVAPGFEPVREAFAANFAHHGDVGGAVCVYQDGRPVVDLWGGVADPSTDRPWVRDTLQLVYSATKGATASAVHLLAQRGELDLDAPVAKYWPEFAENGKADIPVRWLLSHQAGLVTLDQPVPLAEALNWHPMSAALAAQRPVWTPGTAHGYHGRTWSWLVGEVIRRVSGRTPGRFFADEIAVPLGLDFFIGLPAGERGRVSRMVHRKPEVDFTTMPPESIPEELREQVAAWRDPNSFSNRAYAVTDPAEIDFNSPEVQAAELPASNGIGTARGLARMYAALIDEVDGVCLFTPETLASATKEQANGRDQVLVAPSRFSSGYMLPTEDNPMTGPCSFGHTGRGGSLGFADPEHGIAFAYVMNHIISGPDDVRATSLVDAVRRSLTGR
- a CDS encoding transcriptional regulator; the encoded protein is MPGELLAVHPLTFVRQSRGWGKAELARLMQARGKELGLPLATNRTTMWKWEQGQEPDADAQCVLADLLRIPYEQVQAMGWPWWLPVWEVTGLTAPWTEAGTVEALADLVGSGRMDRRGFLTITGAALTGAAASWADAPSAFASALNGDRITDTMVSTIEQRISTLRTLDDQLGGARLLEQARGDLALISGLLSAGRYTDKIQFRLYALAARVSHLTGWMAYDTGLRSAGQRYYIGAMRSARTAGDDAFGAFVLAEMGVHVSEAGRTAERVDLVSTALDNAPRTLSPFTQSFLYLHKAEALSRDGDHQRAGTALNRAAVLWDRHTVEQNPDWLGWFGEAQLKSTEGKVLLRSGQVERATSSLETSVTKAAPRDKAVRSSRLAEARLAGGDLDGALDAANYGAELLEDKVSSVRALDRLKEFSARLEPHKSVTAVREFRERLQALPVTA
- a CDS encoding ATP-binding protein, which codes for MDQVRAWGVPLDDGTADGIRLVASELITNAVVHGEGPVTVALFYRPGRLVVEVLDASPVTPQPNRTGADDESGRGLLLVDALAARTGWASSDRGKRVWADLALPKRAPSVRADVLRRFFAVQQAADVRAVSMAFVLAVA
- a CDS encoding JmjC domain-containing protein gives rise to the protein MEHQLINGIEAALGWKGVDELGKGFVRGSMDDPALVSRILTPNRLLDIAMRRSLSRPQFRCFQKGDEVHPAVYYTDTVSPRGQSISMVNMRSLGRLLGEGATLILDQANVFDPTMEVACRALQWWSHERVQVNAYLTTNDASGFPLHWDDHDVLIIQLAGEKEWEVRGTSRTAPMYRDSDPNNTPSEEIVWAGVMKTGDVMHIPRGHWHQATRNGHGSGNSLHVTFGITQRTGASWMAWLADWSREHEVFRHDLDRVHGTGTKALAAAAAQLIGERSPADFLAAYEQATTLPRHVPFLDVLGPLDTVVCTAHFPPQIQENGESVDVVASGKKLTLTGKAVPALRLLLSGKPVPVEQAAAVVGAEVAEVAEILVKEEICATLTPELSSGYTGLVTNAVS